A part of Paenibacillus sp. IHBB 10380 genomic DNA contains:
- a CDS encoding OsmC family protein, with translation MKHPFHLKAVWNGGRNSEGHIDAGGLKTIISIPQEMGGPGTGTNPDEMLLGAASTCYLITLVAMLERSDITPQDMTLESEAIVDVTNNVFSYERIVHKPRIVLKADATEAELTKAERLAHMAEESCMISRAVAGNVSIETQPIIVTAGGNAV, from the coding sequence ATGAAACATCCTTTTCATCTGAAAGCGGTATGGAATGGTGGACGTAATAGTGAAGGACATATCGATGCAGGCGGGTTAAAAACGATAATTTCGATTCCGCAGGAGATGGGTGGTCCGGGAACAGGTACCAACCCTGACGAAATGCTTCTGGGGGCAGCGTCGACCTGTTATCTGATTACCCTGGTAGCGATGCTTGAGCGTTCGGATATTACACCACAGGATATGACACTGGAGTCTGAGGCGATTGTAGATGTAACGAATAACGTATTTTCGTACGAACGGATCGTGCACAAACCACGGATTGTGCTTAAAGCGGATGCAACAGAGGCTGAACTGACGAAGGCAGAGCGGCTGGCACATATGGCAGAAGAGTCCTGTATGATCTCCAGAGCAGTAGCGGGCAATGTCTCCATAGAGACGCAGCCTATTATTGTAACAGCTGGGGGCAACGCGGTGTGA
- a CDS encoding serine hydrolase domain-containing protein, giving the protein MKKILSKTGTSTVCVILLIVIITTIVCWDELGSLVRTGNYDNTDSMVKTIMSKSATPGVAVVLLNQGKTEYKNYGYADVNNKKRVTEESLFELGSTTKAFTALAVILLENEGYLSRSDSITDYIPSFEPTIKGEKVNITINQLLAHTSGIPPWSIRLVPEGTTEDMLEKTIHNVSDIALDTYPGTAYNYATVNYDILAMIIEKATGKRYQDYVTENILVPLGMTDSYFTTGQEKESDKLTKGYRVLFGKDLEYDAPRYYGNIAAGYLVTNSKDLERWINAQMGIGDRPDLLNAIQQSHQVDIKTAGYEDENQYYSFGWSIDTKNRVVSHSGVNPNYSSQVIINLEKQQAIFVLANMNSTAPSQIANNIYESMNGNPMNKFNYDDVYVLIDMIFSFLVIVAVVNICLKAIKLVRGIKLNIKDEKTGVRKLIGSSVRLILSIMFLALVFIWPYLFNNNYYMIRVWMSYSIFIWMGLAAINCILSIIINIKKIVIIRGSL; this is encoded by the coding sequence ATGAAGAAAATACTAAGTAAAACAGGTACATCAACAGTATGTGTCATCCTACTTATCGTGATCATTACTACTATAGTTTGTTGGGATGAACTTGGTAGTTTGGTAAGGACAGGAAATTATGATAATACGGATAGTATGGTGAAAACCATAATGTCCAAATCGGCCACTCCAGGAGTAGCAGTGGTATTGTTAAACCAGGGCAAGACAGAATATAAGAATTACGGATATGCAGATGTTAATAATAAGAAGAGGGTAACTGAAGAGTCATTATTTGAATTGGGATCGACTACAAAGGCATTTACGGCTTTGGCCGTTATTTTATTAGAAAATGAGGGATACTTATCTCGCTCAGATTCTATTACAGATTATATTCCTTCGTTTGAGCCAACCATTAAGGGTGAGAAAGTTAATATTACTATTAATCAGTTGTTAGCTCATACAAGTGGAATTCCACCGTGGAGTATTCGGTTAGTTCCTGAAGGTACTACTGAGGATATGCTTGAAAAAACGATACATAATGTTTCAGACATTGCATTAGATACGTATCCTGGGACAGCATATAATTATGCTACCGTTAATTATGATATTTTAGCGATGATTATTGAAAAAGCTACAGGTAAACGTTATCAGGATTACGTAACTGAAAACATACTGGTTCCTTTAGGGATGACTGATAGTTATTTTACAACAGGTCAGGAAAAGGAATCTGATAAACTTACCAAAGGATATCGTGTATTATTTGGTAAGGACTTAGAATATGATGCCCCTAGATATTATGGGAATATCGCTGCAGGATATTTGGTAACGAATTCAAAAGATTTAGAACGCTGGATTAATGCCCAAATGGGGATAGGCGATAGACCAGATCTATTGAATGCTATACAACAGTCTCATCAAGTCGACATCAAAACGGCTGGATATGAAGATGAAAATCAATACTATTCATTCGGATGGAGTATTGATACTAAAAATAGAGTTGTTAGTCATAGTGGAGTTAATCCTAATTATTCCTCACAGGTTATTATTAATTTAGAAAAGCAGCAGGCCATTTTTGTACTGGCTAATATGAATTCAACTGCACCATCGCAAATTGCTAATAATATATATGAAAGTATGAATGGCAATCCTATGAATAAATTTAATTATGATGACGTTTATGTATTAATTGATATGATATTTTCATTCTTAGTAATAGTAGCAGTCGTTAACATATGTCTTAAGGCAATTAAACTAGTTAGAGGAATAAAACTAAACATTAAAGATGAAAAGACAGGAGTCAGGAAGTTAATTGGAAGTAGTGTCAGACTTATCTTAAGCATTATGTTTTTGGCATTGGTATTCATTTGGCCTTATCTATTCAATAATAATTATTATATGATAAGGGTGTGGATGTCGTATTCAATATTTATTTGGATGGGTCTTGCTGCTATCAATTGCATTCTATCGATTATTATTAATATTAAAAAAATAGTAATAATAAGAGGAAGCTTATAA
- a CDS encoding glycoside hydrolase family 1 protein, with the protein MLHKKLSAFPEDFLWGGSTSAYQLEGAWDEDGKGPSVIDFANHVEGVTDFKVCSDHYHKYKEDVVLMAEMGFKAYRFSIAWTRIYPNGDGEVNPKGLAFYSSLIDELLKYGIEPIVTMYHFDLPYALEERGGWSKRITIDAFEQYAKTLFEHYGDRVKWWLTINEQNMLILHPGSIGTLNENMVDPQKELYQQNHHMLVAQAKAMALCHEMLPNAKIGPAPNIGVIYPASSSPEDMLAADNYAAIRNWLYLDMAVYGRYNHIAWSYMVEKGYEPEIKEGDMDILKAGKPDFIAFNYYTSQTVGESKNDGNDFSHTGDQHEIVGEPGAYRGSVNPNLQKTEFGWEIDPVGFRTTLRQIYSRYNLPLIVTENGLGAFDKLEEDSTVNDDYRIDFFRKHIEQIQLALTDGVEVFGFCPWSAIDLVSTHQGSSKRYGFIYVDRDEFDLKEMRRVRKNSFYWYKQLIASRGEKR; encoded by the coding sequence ATGTTACACAAAAAATTAAGCGCATTCCCTGAGGATTTCTTATGGGGAGGTTCAACATCGGCCTATCAACTCGAAGGTGCTTGGGACGAAGATGGCAAAGGCCCATCCGTCATTGATTTTGCCAATCATGTAGAAGGAGTTACCGATTTCAAGGTTTGCAGTGACCATTACCACAAATATAAAGAAGATGTGGTATTGATGGCAGAAATGGGTTTTAAAGCTTACCGTTTCTCTATTGCTTGGACGCGGATTTATCCGAATGGCGACGGAGAAGTGAATCCGAAGGGACTAGCTTTCTACAGCTCGCTCATTGATGAACTATTGAAATACGGTATAGAACCAATTGTGACGATGTATCATTTTGACCTACCGTATGCGCTGGAAGAACGGGGTGGATGGTCCAAACGAATTACCATTGATGCATTTGAACAGTATGCCAAGACGTTATTCGAACATTACGGTGATCGTGTTAAATGGTGGTTGACCATTAATGAGCAGAACATGCTTATCCTGCATCCTGGATCTATTGGAACACTCAATGAAAATATGGTCGATCCTCAAAAAGAGCTTTATCAGCAGAACCATCATATGCTGGTAGCTCAGGCCAAAGCTATGGCATTATGTCATGAAATGCTTCCGAACGCGAAGATTGGACCTGCCCCAAATATCGGTGTCATCTACCCAGCTAGTTCCAGTCCTGAAGATATGCTGGCTGCCGACAATTATGCAGCAATCCGCAATTGGCTGTATCTGGATATGGCGGTGTATGGTCGTTACAATCATATTGCCTGGAGCTATATGGTGGAGAAAGGTTATGAACCTGAGATTAAGGAAGGCGATATGGATATTCTCAAGGCAGGAAAGCCAGATTTCATCGCTTTCAATTACTACACTTCCCAGACGGTGGGTGAGAGTAAGAATGATGGTAATGACTTCTCCCATACAGGCGATCAGCATGAGATTGTTGGCGAGCCAGGAGCATACCGCGGTTCAGTCAACCCGAATCTGCAAAAAACTGAATTCGGTTGGGAAATTGATCCGGTTGGATTCCGTACTACATTGCGCCAGATTTATTCCCGCTATAACTTGCCATTGATTGTCACTGAGAACGGATTGGGTGCATTCGATAAATTAGAAGAAGACAGCACTGTAAATGACGATTACCGCATTGATTTCTTCCGTAAACATATTGAGCAGATCCAACTGGCTCTTACGGACGGCGTTGAGGTCTTTGGTTTCTGTCCATGGTCTGCAATCGACTTGGTCAGCACGCACCAAGGATCCAGTAAGAGATATGGCTTCATCTATGTGGATCGCGACGAGTTTGACTTGAAGGAAATGAGACGGGTGCGTAAGAATAGCTTCTACTGGTATAAACAGCTGATCGCCTCGCGCGGAGAGAAGCGCTGA
- a CDS encoding Crp/Fnr family transcriptional regulator has protein sequence MNKSKIDNSYENKELPHYINELLALIHKHNLGSMRRYRKNEHIFHNNDPAELIYIIQKGVVITYLADQDGRERIRRFFSAGDILGHNTLFHGGYIADAQAIQPSKVIVIDKTQFLQQVESEPKLLIHLYRVLEMTHRNLAIHMGDSYYSAETRVLKYLLRLLNQFGTSTTEGIVITIPLTHELLAKYAGTTRVTVTRVLSRLSAGNILSTNPKPWIVSDLDALVELCEQACLDHICIVGSG, from the coding sequence ATGAATAAAAGTAAAATCGATAACTCGTATGAAAATAAAGAACTACCACACTACATAAATGAGCTTTTAGCGTTAATCCACAAACACAACCTGGGTAGCATGCGACGTTATCGTAAAAATGAACATATCTTTCATAATAACGATCCAGCGGAACTTATCTATATTATTCAAAAAGGTGTTGTGATTACTTACCTGGCCGATCAAGACGGGCGAGAACGGATTCGGCGTTTCTTTTCCGCAGGTGATATTCTTGGTCATAACACATTGTTCCATGGTGGTTATATTGCCGATGCACAAGCCATACAACCTAGCAAAGTAATTGTCATCGATAAAACTCAATTTCTCCAACAGGTCGAATCTGAACCTAAACTCCTTATTCATCTATATCGCGTTCTCGAAATGACTCACCGTAATCTAGCTATACATATGGGAGATTCCTATTATAGTGCGGAGACACGTGTGCTTAAATATCTTCTCCGACTGCTTAACCAATTCGGTACTTCGACTACGGAAGGTATTGTAATCACGATCCCTCTCACCCACGAACTGTTAGCCAAATATGCTGGGACAACAAGAGTTACAGTCACTCGTGTACTGAGCCGACTTTCTGCAGGTAACATCTTAAGCACGAATCCAAAGCCCTGGATTGTAAGCGATTTAGATGCACTTGTTGAATTATGTGAGCAAGCATGCTTGGATCACATATGCATTGTAGGTTCAGGATAA
- a CDS encoding helix-turn-helix domain-containing protein, which translates to MKQQEEYKVWNQLHIELADIRLYTLAAGESSNGYHLPASAFLFLYRGKAKIRMDGLIHPAEHFYCLHGCKGMRLDIEATEYLEYYLVLYRGEFSLRRRYFLNKGEIPPSQQIFAFAPAQPVGLYQIMLRMEEAWSESTEKDKFVVKTLFYQFILEMLQQKQQLGVDLLPTEVVKQVVQYMHKHLDEPLTLELLGQRFGYNPQYLARRFKELTTRSPIDYLIIGLRIGKACHMLQYTDASIGEISQSVGYEDVFYFNRIFKKNVGLSPSHFKKELSGEEDVRFNPYKRWGLSMSESTSQCYVDNDNYYHYKKEESIT; encoded by the coding sequence ATGAAACAGCAAGAAGAGTACAAAGTCTGGAATCAATTACATATTGAGCTGGCCGACATCCGTCTGTATACACTTGCTGCGGGAGAATCAAGCAACGGCTACCATTTGCCTGCAAGTGCTTTTCTATTCCTGTACAGGGGTAAAGCGAAGATACGGATGGATGGGCTTATTCATCCAGCTGAACATTTTTATTGTTTACATGGCTGCAAGGGTATGAGGCTGGATATTGAAGCAACGGAATATCTGGAATATTATTTGGTGCTTTATCGTGGCGAATTTTCGCTCCGCCGAAGATATTTTCTGAACAAGGGAGAAATTCCCCCGTCTCAGCAAATATTTGCATTTGCTCCCGCACAGCCTGTAGGGCTCTATCAGATAATGCTGCGAATGGAAGAGGCATGGAGCGAATCGACGGAGAAGGATAAATTTGTGGTGAAAACACTGTTCTATCAATTTATTCTGGAAATGCTTCAGCAAAAACAGCAGTTAGGAGTTGATCTCCTTCCTACAGAAGTTGTTAAGCAAGTAGTCCAGTATATGCATAAGCACCTAGACGAACCGTTGACGCTGGAGCTTCTAGGACAGAGGTTCGGCTACAATCCTCAGTATCTGGCCCGTAGATTCAAGGAATTAACGACGCGCAGCCCGATCGATTATCTAATAATTGGACTTCGTATTGGCAAAGCGTGTCATATGTTGCAATACACGGATGCTTCGATTGGTGAGATTTCCCAGAGTGTAGGCTATGAGGATGTGTTTTATTTTAACCGTATATTCAAAAAGAACGTCGGTCTCTCTCCCAGCCATTTCAAAAAAGAGCTGTCTGGTGAAGAGGATGTTCGGTTTAATCCATATAAAAGGTGGGGATTGTCCATGTCAGAGTCCACTTCTCAATGTTATGTTGATAATGATAATTATTATCACTATAAAAAAGAGGAGAGTATCACATGA
- the licT gene encoding BglG family transcription antiterminator LicT gives MIIRQIFNNNVIRAEDQVGHEFVVIGNGLGFKKKMGQRVDEDKIEKTFMLKPDNVPQKLIDLIGETSADYFSLADEIVGFAKMEMGDVFNENIYITLIDHIHFAIARYRNSMNIKNALFWQIKKFYPKEFAVGQKALILIKKYFDLEMDQDEASFIAMHFVNARQDSQGMQKTVEVTKAMSDIMNLISDYYQLKLDENSFSYSRFITHLQYFLQRMLNGEQEKSASGDNFLYDQIKDKFPVAFQCMNQINNYLENEYESAMTIDEKVYLTIHIQRVTSRGGSGL, from the coding sequence ATGATCATTCGGCAAATATTCAATAACAACGTCATTCGTGCCGAGGACCAGGTTGGTCACGAATTCGTGGTGATTGGCAATGGTCTGGGCTTCAAGAAGAAGATGGGGCAGAGAGTTGACGAGGATAAAATCGAAAAGACCTTTATGTTGAAACCCGATAATGTACCGCAGAAATTGATTGATCTGATCGGGGAGACATCTGCCGACTATTTCTCATTGGCTGATGAAATTGTAGGCTTCGCAAAGATGGAAATGGGAGACGTTTTTAACGAGAATATCTATATCACTTTGATTGACCACATCCACTTTGCCATTGCCCGCTACCGGAATTCCATGAATATCAAGAATGCGTTGTTCTGGCAGATCAAGAAATTCTATCCGAAGGAATTTGCGGTCGGTCAGAAAGCGCTGATCTTGATTAAGAAATATTTTGATCTCGAAATGGACCAAGATGAGGCGAGCTTCATCGCTATGCATTTTGTCAATGCGCGCCAAGACAGCCAAGGAATGCAGAAGACGGTTGAAGTGACCAAGGCCATGAGTGATATTATGAACCTCATATCGGATTATTATCAGCTGAAACTTGATGAGAATTCATTCAGTTATTCTCGCTTTATTACCCATCTGCAGTACTTCCTGCAGCGGATGCTAAACGGAGAACAGGAGAAATCTGCATCTGGAGACAATTTTCTGTACGATCAGATTAAGGACAAGTTCCCGGTAGCGTTCCAGTGCATGAATCAGATAAACAATTACTTGGAGAACGAATATGAAAGCGCTATGACTATTGATGAAAAAGTATATCTGACGATTCATATTCAGCGGGTGACTTCAAGGGGAGGATCGGGATTGTGA
- a CDS encoding flavocytochrome c: MNYFKKGLSGVVVAALMLTSIVGCSSGNSDSPNATNVDGTLKTGLYAAEADGFHGKIKIELTVDDAGKVGAINVLEHGETAGVGDVAIKQIPADVVEYQSLNVDSVSGATFSSNGVKEAIAIALKDAGANVDEWKKKEVVKAAKDAIEMSADVIVIGAGGAGLAAAQSAKENGASVIVIDKMDRIGGNTALAGGAYNAVDPERQSKQDIEDSLDKHFTQTFKGGDEKANPELVHYLVDNALDGIHWLEGLGLEFSDEVFTVAGALWPRSHRPVNEHGGFVTALQASLEKNDVEVLTKTEAKELIIENGTVVGLKGTSDGADITIRANKGVILATGGYAASLDMRHKYNPEIPDSVQTTNHPGATGDGLVLGEQAGANLVGMEYLQSLPLGDPETGSLTGWLAKGVESYMFVNKAGERFIREDARRDEMTQALMQQEDSLMYVIADSNTFTPGTKNNFDETIEQLVETGKVVQSDSLEELAKKINVDPETFTATIEYYNQTVDSQKDEKYGREILAKKMDKAPYFASPRVPTAHHTMGGLEINTNTEVINTAGKVIPGLYAAGEVTGGIHGSNRLGGNAIADTIVFGRTAGAQAAKFTPAS; this comes from the coding sequence ATGAATTATTTTAAGAAGGGTTTATCTGGGGTTGTAGTCGCAGCATTGATGTTAACATCCATTGTGGGGTGTTCAAGTGGAAATTCTGATTCGCCTAATGCTACAAATGTTGATGGTACGTTAAAAACAGGTCTGTATGCAGCAGAAGCTGATGGTTTTCATGGCAAAATTAAAATTGAACTAACGGTTGACGATGCTGGTAAAGTTGGAGCCATTAATGTCCTTGAGCATGGCGAGACAGCGGGTGTCGGTGATGTTGCGATCAAACAAATTCCCGCCGATGTTGTTGAATATCAAAGCTTGAACGTTGACAGTGTATCTGGCGCAACATTTAGTAGTAACGGAGTTAAAGAAGCGATTGCAATTGCACTTAAAGATGCAGGAGCAAATGTAGATGAATGGAAAAAGAAAGAAGTTGTTAAAGCGGCAAAAGATGCTATCGAGATGTCCGCTGACGTCATCGTCATTGGAGCGGGTGGTGCTGGTTTAGCAGCTGCACAATCGGCGAAGGAAAACGGTGCTTCTGTCATCGTTATTGATAAAATGGATCGTATTGGGGGTAACACAGCATTAGCTGGTGGCGCGTACAATGCAGTAGATCCAGAGCGTCAATCCAAGCAAGATATCGAAGATTCCTTGGATAAGCATTTCACGCAAACATTCAAAGGTGGCGATGAAAAAGCGAATCCTGAACTGGTACATTATCTTGTAGATAACGCACTTGATGGTATTCACTGGCTTGAAGGGCTAGGACTGGAATTCTCCGATGAAGTATTTACGGTTGCTGGTGCATTATGGCCTCGTAGCCATCGTCCGGTGAATGAGCATGGTGGTTTTGTTACAGCTCTTCAAGCATCCCTAGAGAAGAATGATGTTGAAGTCTTGACGAAGACAGAAGCGAAAGAACTAATTATTGAAAATGGTACGGTTGTTGGTTTGAAAGGAACCTCTGATGGCGCAGATATTACAATTCGCGCAAATAAAGGTGTTATCTTAGCAACAGGCGGTTACGCTGCAAGCTTAGATATGCGGCATAAATATAATCCTGAAATTCCGGATAGTGTGCAAACAACGAATCATCCGGGCGCAACGGGGGATGGTCTAGTACTTGGTGAGCAAGCAGGAGCTAACTTGGTAGGAATGGAATATCTTCAATCTTTGCCACTGGGTGATCCAGAAACAGGAAGCTTGACAGGATGGTTGGCTAAGGGTGTTGAATCCTATATGTTCGTGAATAAAGCGGGGGAACGTTTTATTCGTGAAGATGCACGTCGTGATGAAATGACGCAAGCATTAATGCAACAAGAAGATTCTTTAATGTATGTAATTGCGGACAGCAACACATTTACACCTGGAACAAAGAACAATTTCGATGAAACCATTGAACAACTTGTTGAAACAGGAAAAGTAGTTCAATCGGATAGTCTAGAGGAATTAGCGAAGAAAATTAACGTTGACCCTGAGACTTTCACAGCAACAATTGAGTACTATAACCAAACGGTAGATAGCCAGAAAGATGAGAAATATGGACGTGAAATTCTCGCGAAGAAAATGGACAAAGCACCTTACTTTGCAAGTCCACGTGTACCTACAGCGCATCATACGATGGGTGGATTGGAAATCAACACGAATACCGAAGTGATCAATACCGCTGGTAAAGTAATTCCTGGTCTTTATGCAGCTGGCGAAGTAACAGGTGGAATCCATGGATCTAACCGTCTTGGCGGGAATGCAATTGCGGACACGATTGTATTCGGAAGAACAGCAGGAGCGCAAGCAGCAAAATTCACACCAGCATCATAA
- a CDS encoding ABC transporter substrate-binding protein, with translation MNRTSRKNMMATLLLCMALLVTACGGGNSSLQSPSETSAPGSNSSESTQKTTPVAATKIVNTIFGEVEVSKKPERIVAIQYLSSLLAVKANAIGSTTRIMDNPYFSGLTDNIEIVGSSGSDVSFEKLIDLNPDLIVVMTSDEEEYKKYNKIAPTVAIPYGNFSSIEEEVKFFGDLLGREEEATTWISDYTARIAAANAKVQAVIPSDATFSIMQETDKTLSIYGSEFGRGGQVIYENLGRISPPSYDEAFLKEKYKDISMELLEQYAGDYIILTTERSLEKLRKDSIWGQLEAVKNDRLYAWSNSRSYFIDPLSVLMQTEELAEWLTNAPQKN, from the coding sequence ATGAACAGAACATCTAGAAAAAATATGATGGCAACACTTCTACTCTGTATGGCCTTATTGGTTACAGCTTGCGGAGGGGGGAACTCTAGTCTACAGTCTCCATCGGAAACATCTGCTCCCGGCTCAAATTCTTCTGAATCAACTCAGAAAACAACGCCTGTGGCAGCCACCAAGATCGTGAATACCATATTCGGAGAGGTGGAAGTTTCGAAAAAACCCGAACGCATCGTGGCGATTCAATATTTGAGCAGTCTTCTGGCAGTGAAGGCTAATGCAATCGGCTCTACGACGCGCATCATGGACAACCCGTATTTCAGTGGTTTAACGGACAATATTGAGATTGTCGGTTCTTCCGGCAGTGATGTTTCCTTTGAAAAGCTGATTGATCTTAATCCCGATCTGATTGTCGTAATGACCTCGGATGAGGAAGAATATAAAAAGTACAATAAAATTGCACCAACGGTTGCCATTCCCTATGGGAACTTTTCATCCATTGAAGAGGAAGTGAAGTTCTTTGGAGACCTGCTGGGGCGGGAGGAGGAGGCCACCACATGGATATCCGATTATACTGCGCGAATCGCTGCTGCCAATGCGAAGGTCCAAGCAGTGATACCCTCAGATGCAACCTTTAGTATTATGCAAGAAACAGACAAGACATTAAGTATATATGGCAGTGAGTTTGGCCGTGGCGGACAAGTTATTTACGAGAATCTAGGACGGATATCACCTCCATCCTATGATGAAGCTTTTTTGAAAGAGAAATATAAGGATATCTCAATGGAATTATTGGAGCAATATGCCGGAGACTATATTATCTTGACTACCGAGAGATCACTGGAGAAACTTCGCAAGGATTCAATCTGGGGACAGCTGGAAGCAGTCAAAAATGACAGACTATATGCCTGGTCCAACAGCCGCTCCTATTTCATTGATCCGTTGTCGGTGTTGATGCAGACAGAAGAATTGGCTGAGTGGTTGACGAATGCTCCACAGAAAAATTGA
- a CDS encoding beta-glucoside-specific PTS transporter subunit IIABC has protein sequence MDNKKMAEDIVDLVGGEENINDLVHCATRLRFSLKDNKEAQREQLEKHEGVITVVESGGQFQVVVGSSVAHIYSEIVKNTNFASNTSTKQDNPDQKVSTISKVFEVISGSFSPLIPVMAGSGMLKALLTVLTMLGWMSDTSDTYMILSAASNAVFYFLPIFLGITLGLKLKANPYVAGAIGAALMEPSFTSLMDSNTAHSFLGIPLVIVSYASSVFPIFIAISIYVLLDKLLKKIILKDLQIFMVPMIALMIMVPLTIIVLGPFGTNIGDWIAAGVTWLIGVSGILSGIVLGGGMTFMVVFGLHWGFTPITLQNIANGGDPIEAMASAAVFAQIGIALGIFIKAKNDKSLRTIAGSTGITGLLAGVTEPIVYGLILRYKRVIPIAIIAGALGGAINGHFGVKYTAYVFHNIFSIPVEKPTGIFVISMIVSLGSAFLLTLLFGYESKPKMVETVDGVETLEPTPTPTPAPVSPSVSPIVDLKKEYIYSPLTGAALPLSQVNDEAFSSGAMGRGLAVAPTVGEVVAPMDGTVTSLFPTGHAIGITSEAGTDVLMHIGVNTVKLKGKHFTPMVKEGDKVKQGDLLIRFDLEQIKAAGYETVTPVIVTLTQNEVEVFETTQSEIEKNDILLTLVV, from the coding sequence ATGGATAACAAAAAGATGGCTGAAGACATCGTAGATCTTGTCGGTGGGGAAGAGAATATCAATGATTTGGTTCATTGTGCTACCAGACTTAGATTCAGTTTAAAAGACAACAAAGAAGCGCAAAGAGAGCAGCTTGAGAAGCATGAAGGGGTTATTACCGTCGTAGAAAGCGGGGGCCAGTTCCAAGTTGTAGTTGGGAGCAGTGTCGCCCATATATATAGCGAGATTGTTAAGAACACAAATTTTGCTTCCAATACTTCTACGAAACAAGATAACCCAGACCAAAAAGTATCGACGATATCTAAAGTGTTTGAAGTTATCTCGGGGAGCTTCTCGCCGCTCATTCCAGTTATGGCTGGATCAGGGATGCTCAAGGCACTTCTTACTGTACTGACCATGCTGGGCTGGATGTCCGATACATCCGACACTTACATGATTCTGTCGGCAGCTAGTAATGCCGTCTTCTATTTCCTGCCGATATTCCTTGGTATTACACTCGGTTTGAAGTTGAAAGCGAATCCTTACGTAGCAGGGGCTATCGGTGCCGCCCTAATGGAGCCTAGTTTCACGTCATTGATGGACAGTAATACTGCACATTCGTTCCTTGGTATACCACTGGTAATCGTCAGCTATGCATCTAGTGTGTTCCCGATCTTCATTGCGATTAGTATTTATGTGCTATTGGACAAACTGTTGAAGAAGATTATTTTGAAAGATCTACAGATTTTCATGGTCCCGATGATCGCACTTATGATTATGGTTCCGCTTACTATTATTGTTCTAGGGCCCTTCGGGACCAACATTGGCGATTGGATTGCAGCAGGTGTGACCTGGTTAATTGGAGTCAGTGGTATTTTATCAGGTATTGTACTTGGCGGGGGCATGACATTCATGGTGGTGTTTGGATTACACTGGGGCTTTACACCAATCACGCTGCAAAATATTGCGAACGGAGGCGATCCGATCGAAGCAATGGCTTCTGCAGCAGTGTTTGCTCAAATTGGTATCGCACTTGGTATTTTCATCAAAGCTAAAAATGATAAGTCACTGAGAACAATCGCTGGTTCCACCGGAATCACCGGACTGCTAGCAGGGGTAACAGAGCCTATCGTGTATGGATTGATTCTCAGATACAAAAGAGTAATTCCTATTGCTATTATAGCAGGAGCTCTGGGTGGAGCGATAAATGGTCACTTCGGTGTTAAATATACAGCATACGTGTTCCATAATATTTTCTCGATTCCTGTAGAGAAACCAACCGGTATATTTGTAATTTCCATGATTGTTTCTCTTGGCTCGGCTTTCTTGCTGACACTGTTGTTCGGCTACGAAAGCAAACCGAAGATGGTAGAAACGGTAGATGGTGTAGAAACTTTAGAACCAACACCAACACCAACACCAGCGCCTGTCTCTCCTTCGGTTAGTCCAATTGTGGATTTGAAAAAAGAGTACATTTACAGCCCGTTGACCGGTGCGGCATTACCACTTAGTCAGGTTAACGATGAAGCATTCTCGTCCGGGGCAATGGGTAGAGGACTGGCAGTGGCCCCAACGGTAGGAGAAGTAGTCGCTCCCATGGATGGAACTGTGACTTCTCTATTCCCGACCGGACATGCGATCGGCATCACTTCTGAGGCAGGGACAGATGTCTTGATGCATATAGGTGTTAATACCGTTAAACTTAAAGGTAAGCACTTTACTCCTATGGTGAAAGAAGGAGACAAAGTGAAGCAGGGAGATTTGTTGATTCGCTTCGATCTGGAACAAATTAAGGCAGCCGGTTATGAAACGGTCACTCCAGTAATTGTTACACTGACGCAAAATGAGGTCGAAGTTTTTGAAACGACTCAATCTGAAATTGAGAAGAACGATATTCTTTTGACACTAGTTGTCTAA